From the genome of Candidatus Binatia bacterium:
CGGCATTCCGATCGCGAAGCTGGCGCGTGAAGCCGGCGTCCACGAGAACACGATCCATCTCTGGAAAAAGAAATACGGGCAGCTGGGGACGCCAGAGATCCGCGAGATGAACGAGTTGCGCGATGAAAACACACGCCTCAAGCGCCTCGTGGCCGATCTGACGCTCGACAAAGTCATGCTCCAGGATGTGCTCTCAAAAAAGCTCTAAAGCCGGCCACGCAACGGGCGCTGGTCGGCGAAATCCAGCAGCGGTACGGATCCAGTCAGCGGCGCATCTGCATGACCTTCCGGTTCAATCGCAAGTCGGTGCGATATCGTCCAAAGCGCAATGCCGTCAACGAGGCGCTGCTGCTGCGCATCAAGGAGCTGGCGGCGGCGCGCGTGCGATATGGCCAACGACGAATCTGGGTGCTGCTCCGCCGGGAAGGCTGGCGAATCAGCCAGAAGCGCGTTTCGCGGCTCTATCGCAAAGAAGGCTTGAGCTTACGCGCCAAAGCTCCCAAGCGCCGCCGCACGTGCAGCCTGCGGCAGGTTCGGCTCGCGCCCACCGCTCCCAACCACGTCTGGTGCATGGACTTCATGCATGACCGCTTGATGGACGAGAAACGAAAACCGTTCCGGATCCTTGCCGTCGTAGACGTCTACACGCGTGAATGCTTGGCGCTCGAAGTCGCCTCGGGATTTAGAGCACGCGGCGTCGTCGAGGTTCTTTCCCGCATCCTTACCCGGCGCGGAGCACCGGCTGCTATTCGATGCGACCAAGGTACAGAGTTTACCGCTGAGGCACTCGATCAGTGGGCGTACAACAATCGCATCGAGCTGGATTTCTCGCGTCCCGGAAAGCCGACGGACAACGCCTTCATCGAGTCGTTCAACTCGAGCGTTCGAAAGGAATTGCTCAATACGTCTTGGTTTGATACCATAGAAAGCGCTCGACGGGCCGCTCGCTCGTGGCGCCGCGAGTACAACGAGGTTCGCCCGCATCGATCGCTGGCCAACAAAACGCCGAACGCCTATGCGCAGGCAGCGAAAATGACGGCGCTCGATGCAAACGTCACACTATCCGTTGGCGTATAGATGGGGTCACGAGCACGCTTTATGAAACTAGCCCAACTCCACAATTATTGCTGGCTTCATGACGGGACCTATCCCACTGTAGGCACATTTCAGGCGGCTGATAACTGTAAAGGTGGGTTGATTTTAAGGCTTGCCGCGAACTCCTTCGGCGTTTGGTAGCCGAGTGCGGAGTGCGGTCGATTCTCGTTAAAGTCCGTGCGCCATGACCCGGCGATCTCGCGGGCCTCGAAGATATTCGTGAAACTGTAAAGGTTGAAGAGCTCGTCGCGGATCCGCCCGTTGAGCGATTCGGCGTTGGCATTCTGCGTCGGCTTTCCCGGTTGAATGAAGTGCAGCTCGACGGTGTTTTCGGCCGCCCAGCGGAGCATCTTATGGCTCGTAAACTCCGAGCCGTTGTCGAATCGGATCGTCTTGGGTAGCCCCCGTTCAAAGGCGATTGCTTCGAAGACCCGGATGACGTCGGCGCTGCCAAATGAATGCGCGATCTCCAGCGCGAGGCATTCCTTCGTGAAGTCGTCGCCGATGGTTAGAGCACGGAATTGGCGCCCGTTAGCAAGGCGATCGTGCATGAAGTCGAGCGACCAACGTTCGTTGGATGCTGACACCGGCGTAATCAGTGCGCCGCGGACGTAGTT
Proteins encoded in this window:
- a CDS encoding IS3 family transposase, with the protein product MRALEDRGISIVRACQLAGYNRSNLYYRRRQVDDPALKARMHELAQERPRWGWRRLFIILRRREGYEVGETRFLRIYRQLRLQVWPRKKRKVNYVRGALITPVSASNERWSLDFMHDRLANGRQFRALTIGDDFTKECLALEIAHSFGSADVIRVFEAIAFERGLPKTIRFDNGSEFTSHKMLRWAAENTVELHFIQPGKPTQNANAESLNGRIRDELFNLYSFTNIFEAREIAGSWRTDFNENRPHSALGYQTPKEFAASLKINPPLQLSAA
- a CDS encoding IS3 family transposase (programmed frameshift), producing GIPIAKLAREAGVHENTIHLWKKKYGQLGTPEIREMNELRDENTRLKRLVADLTLDKVMLQDVLFKKALKPATQRALVGEIQQRYGSSQRRICMTFRFNRKSVRYRPKRNAVNEALLLRIKELAAARVRYGQRRIWVLLRREGWRISQKRVSRLYRKEGLSLRAKAPKRRRTCSLRQVRLAPTAPNHVWCMDFMHDRLMDEKRKPFRILAVVDVYTRECLALEVASGFRARGVVEVLSRILTRRGAPAAIRCDQGTEFTAEALDQWAYNNRIELDFSRPGKPTDNAFIESFNSSVRKELLNTSWFDTIESARRAARSWRREYNEVRPHRSLANKTPNAYAQAAKMTALDANVTLSVGV